The following are encoded in a window of Manihot esculenta cultivar AM560-2 chromosome 8, M.esculenta_v8, whole genome shotgun sequence genomic DNA:
- the LOC110620267 gene encoding multisubstrate pseudouridine synthase 7 isoform X5 codes for MWCPSTLSLRCFSFLKPYPSSYRNSNYRKTTTATIPIAGCCLNSLMETAKTTTDEFNVGIFSYVSQLPGFHAILKQRYSDFIVNEVDKDGIVVHLTSLEVPPQIVEAIQEGEKEILNQIGKSYTVEIELFRSLAGDSDAERLEAFITQVATQSEDNSYIYPIILSPNSDKAHRTAIHNFFKEKFKFLVTDTVDGPDASRKCIRVRLKSGVHSNRVRNFKKLKDRGDQPFDSRGSNNWPQHLGKFLRFHLYKENKDTHEAIGLIGKMLGIQPRSFGFAGTKDKRSVSTQRVTVFKQHASRLAALNDRLIGIRVGNFCHVTEKLLLGQLLGNRFTITLQGVVADSEDTIKMSADSLGKRGFINYFGLQRFGIGYMPTHLIGAALLRGEWKSAVSMILDPREGERDVVRKAREYYKESGDIEGTLRQLPRNLIAERAILQCMKKCPGNYLQALKAIPTTLRMMYVHSYQSYLWNHAASVRVQKYGTDEVVVGDLVYFKGDDTERETLGVNSECEDDSCDDMYDCSNSDPTSGTHHPERKNTHVKAATAEDISLGNYTIDDVILPLPGSRVSYPTNDIAKVYHDLAKKDSINLAESVHSIKEFSITSITGRYRRVFQKPMALEWHASLFSSYGFVDLDIWTNSCYFSLYRELLLYTDGSIPLAEMDLEKIAKDKSKHLFKEEKRANGNEDKNPSDCMRQPMSFQNDIHPSTDHNETEDERGLGKSQSNSFCDSTSQGAQMALKLSFTLPASSYATMAIRELLKTSTSLVDRA; via the exons ATGTGGTGCCCTAGCACTCTGTCGTTGCGGTGCTTTTCATTTCTAAAACCATACCCGTCGTCGTACCGAAACTCCAATTATCGTAAAACGACCACCGCCACCATTCCCATCGCCGGCTGTTGTCTAAATTCTCTGATGGAAACTGCCAAAACGACCACAGATGAATTCAACGTCGGTATCTTCTCCTATGTCTCTCAACTTCCTGGCTTTCACGCCATTCTCAAGCAAAGGTATTCGGATTTTATAGTGAACGAAGTTGATAAGGATGGAATTGTAGTTCATTTGACCTCTCTGGAAGTTCCTCCACAG ATTGTGGAGGCCATACAGGagggagagaaggagatattgaATCAAATTGGGAAAAGTTACACCGTTGAAATCGAATTGTTCAGGTCACTTGCAGGTGATTCTGATGCGGAGCGCTTAGAAGCCTTTATTACTCAAGTTGCTACTCAAAGTGAAGATAACAGTTACATTTATCCTATCATTCTTTCCCCGAATTCTGATAAAGCCCATCGGACG GCAATCCATAATTTCTTCAAGGAGAAGTTCAAGTTCCTTGTTACTGATACAGTTGATGGACCTGATGCTTCACGGAAATGCATTCGTGTGAGATTGAAGTCTGGAGTACATAGCAATAGAGTAAGAAATTTCAAGAAACTTAAGGACAGAGGTGATCAGCCCTTTGATAGCCGAGGTTCAAATAATTGGCCACAGCACCTTGGCAAGTTTCTTAG GTTTCACCTTTACAAGGAGAATAAAGATACACACGAAGCCATAGGATTAATAGGAAAGATGCTTGGCATTCAG CCACGATCTTTTGGGTTTGCGGGTACAAAGGATAAGCGCTCTGTATCGACACAAAGG GTTACTGTTTTCAAGCAGCATGCTAGTAGACTAGCAGCTCTTAATGACAGATTGATTGGTATCAGAGTAGGTAACTTCTG CCATGTCACTGAAAAACTTCTCCTTGGGCAGCTCTTAGGTAATCGATTCACCATCACATTACA AGGAGTTGTTGCAGATTCTGAAGATACCATCAAAATGTCTGCAGATTCATTAGGAAAACGTGGGTTCATCAATTACTTTGGTTTACAA CGTTTTGGTATTGGTTACATGCCAACACATCTCATTGGTGCTGCATTACTTCGAGGAGAGTGGAAAAGTGCTGTAAGCATGATCCTTGATCCAAGAGAAGGGG AAAGAGATGTGGTAAGGAAGGCCCGGGAATATTACAAGGAAAGTGGTGATATTGAAGGGACCCTAAGGCAACTACCTCGCAATCTGATTGCTGAAAGGGCCATA CTTCAGTGTATGAAGAAATGCCCTGGCAACTACCTGCAGGCCCTGAAAGCAATACCTACAACTTTAAGAATGAT GTATGTACACAGTTATCAAAGCTATTTATGGAACCATGCAGCAAGTGTGAGAGTACAAAAATACG GAACCGACGAAGTTGTGGTGGGGGATTTGGTGTATTTCAAAGGAGATGATACTGAAAGAGAGACATTAGGAGTTAATTCTGAATGTGAAGATGATAGCTGTGATGACATGTATGATTGCAGTAATTCAGATCCAACTTCTGGAACACATCATCCTGAAAGGAAGAATACTCATGTTAAG GCAGCAACTGCAGAAGACATCTCTCTGGGGAATTATACCATTGATGATGTCATCCTTCCATTGCCAGG ATCTAGGGTGTCTTATCCAACAAATGACATTGCCAAAGTTTATCATGATTTGGCAAAGAAG GATTCTATAAACTTGGCTGAGAGTGTGCATAGTATCAA GGAATTTTCAATAACCAGCATAACTGGAAGATATCGACGTGTTTTCCAGAAGCCAATGGCCTTGGAATGGCATGCCTCACTTTTCTCATCATATGGCTTTGTTGATCTAGATATTTGGACCAATTCTTGTTATTTCTCTTTGTACAGGGAATTACTCTTGTATACCGATGGAAGTATACCATTGGCGGAAATGGATTTGGAAAAAATTGCTAAGGATAAGTCTAAGCATTTAttcaaagaagagaaaagagcCAATGGAAACGAGGACAAAAACCCATCTGATTGCATGAGACAACCAATGAGCTTTCAAAATGATATACATCCATCAACAGATCACAATGAGACTGAGGATGAGAGAGGATTAGGGAAGTCTCAATCTAATTCTTTTTGTGACTCTACTTCTCAGGGAGCTCAAATGGCTCTCAAGTTAAGCTTCACTCTTCCAGCCTCATCTTATGCCACAATGGCCATACGAGAGCTGCTGAAGACATCAACATCT
- the LOC110620267 gene encoding multisubstrate pseudouridine synthase 7 isoform X3: MWCPSTLSLRCFSFLKPYPSSYRNSNYRKTTTATIPIAGCCLNSLMETAKTTTDEFNVGIFSYVSQLPGFHAILKQRYSDFIVNEVDKDGIVVHLTSLEVPPQIVEAIQEGEKEILNQIGKSYTVEIELFRSLAGDSDAERLEAFITQVATQSEDNSYIYPIILSPNSDKAHRTAIHNFFKEKFKFLVTDTVDGPDASRKCIRVRLKSGVHSNRVRNFKKLKDRGDQPFDSRGSNNWPQHLGKFLRFHLYKENKDTHEAIGLIGKMLGIQPRSFGFAGTKDKRSVSTQRVTVFKQHASRLAALNDRLIGIRVGNFCHVTEKLLLGQLLGNRFTITLQGVVADSEDTIKMSADSLGKRGFINYFGLQRFGIGYMPTHLIGAALLRGEWKSAVSMILDPREGERDVVRKAREYYKESGDIEGTLRQLPRNLIAERAILQCMKKCPGNYLQALKAIPTTLRMMYVHSYQSYLWNHAASVRVQKYGTDEVVVGDLVYFKGDDTERETLGVNSECEDDSCDDMYDCSNSDPTSGTHHPERKNTHVKAATAEDISLGNYTIDDVILPLPGSRVSYPTNDIAKVYHDLAKKDSINLAESVHSIKEFSITSITGRYRRVFQKPMALEWELLLYTDGSIPLAEMDLEKIAKDKSKHLFKEEKRANGNEDKNPSDCMRQPMSFQNDIHPSTDHNETEDERGLGKSQSNSFCDSTSQGAQMALKLSFTLPASSYATMAIRELLKTSTSRKFRKTVTLEEFVSLLLFLLVLAGVGAFFLVLQLFTDKNYQMKLIS, encoded by the exons ATGTGGTGCCCTAGCACTCTGTCGTTGCGGTGCTTTTCATTTCTAAAACCATACCCGTCGTCGTACCGAAACTCCAATTATCGTAAAACGACCACCGCCACCATTCCCATCGCCGGCTGTTGTCTAAATTCTCTGATGGAAACTGCCAAAACGACCACAGATGAATTCAACGTCGGTATCTTCTCCTATGTCTCTCAACTTCCTGGCTTTCACGCCATTCTCAAGCAAAGGTATTCGGATTTTATAGTGAACGAAGTTGATAAGGATGGAATTGTAGTTCATTTGACCTCTCTGGAAGTTCCTCCACAG ATTGTGGAGGCCATACAGGagggagagaaggagatattgaATCAAATTGGGAAAAGTTACACCGTTGAAATCGAATTGTTCAGGTCACTTGCAGGTGATTCTGATGCGGAGCGCTTAGAAGCCTTTATTACTCAAGTTGCTACTCAAAGTGAAGATAACAGTTACATTTATCCTATCATTCTTTCCCCGAATTCTGATAAAGCCCATCGGACG GCAATCCATAATTTCTTCAAGGAGAAGTTCAAGTTCCTTGTTACTGATACAGTTGATGGACCTGATGCTTCACGGAAATGCATTCGTGTGAGATTGAAGTCTGGAGTACATAGCAATAGAGTAAGAAATTTCAAGAAACTTAAGGACAGAGGTGATCAGCCCTTTGATAGCCGAGGTTCAAATAATTGGCCACAGCACCTTGGCAAGTTTCTTAG GTTTCACCTTTACAAGGAGAATAAAGATACACACGAAGCCATAGGATTAATAGGAAAGATGCTTGGCATTCAG CCACGATCTTTTGGGTTTGCGGGTACAAAGGATAAGCGCTCTGTATCGACACAAAGG GTTACTGTTTTCAAGCAGCATGCTAGTAGACTAGCAGCTCTTAATGACAGATTGATTGGTATCAGAGTAGGTAACTTCTG CCATGTCACTGAAAAACTTCTCCTTGGGCAGCTCTTAGGTAATCGATTCACCATCACATTACA AGGAGTTGTTGCAGATTCTGAAGATACCATCAAAATGTCTGCAGATTCATTAGGAAAACGTGGGTTCATCAATTACTTTGGTTTACAA CGTTTTGGTATTGGTTACATGCCAACACATCTCATTGGTGCTGCATTACTTCGAGGAGAGTGGAAAAGTGCTGTAAGCATGATCCTTGATCCAAGAGAAGGGG AAAGAGATGTGGTAAGGAAGGCCCGGGAATATTACAAGGAAAGTGGTGATATTGAAGGGACCCTAAGGCAACTACCTCGCAATCTGATTGCTGAAAGGGCCATA CTTCAGTGTATGAAGAAATGCCCTGGCAACTACCTGCAGGCCCTGAAAGCAATACCTACAACTTTAAGAATGAT GTATGTACACAGTTATCAAAGCTATTTATGGAACCATGCAGCAAGTGTGAGAGTACAAAAATACG GAACCGACGAAGTTGTGGTGGGGGATTTGGTGTATTTCAAAGGAGATGATACTGAAAGAGAGACATTAGGAGTTAATTCTGAATGTGAAGATGATAGCTGTGATGACATGTATGATTGCAGTAATTCAGATCCAACTTCTGGAACACATCATCCTGAAAGGAAGAATACTCATGTTAAG GCAGCAACTGCAGAAGACATCTCTCTGGGGAATTATACCATTGATGATGTCATCCTTCCATTGCCAGG ATCTAGGGTGTCTTATCCAACAAATGACATTGCCAAAGTTTATCATGATTTGGCAAAGAAG GATTCTATAAACTTGGCTGAGAGTGTGCATAGTATCAA GGAATTTTCAATAACCAGCATAACTGGAAGATATCGACGTGTTTTCCAGAAGCCAATGGCCTTGGAATG GGAATTACTCTTGTATACCGATGGAAGTATACCATTGGCGGAAATGGATTTGGAAAAAATTGCTAAGGATAAGTCTAAGCATTTAttcaaagaagagaaaagagcCAATGGAAACGAGGACAAAAACCCATCTGATTGCATGAGACAACCAATGAGCTTTCAAAATGATATACATCCATCAACAGATCACAATGAGACTGAGGATGAGAGAGGATTAGGGAAGTCTCAATCTAATTCTTTTTGTGACTCTACTTCTCAGGGAGCTCAAATGGCTCTCAAGTTAAGCTTCACTCTTCCAGCCTCATCTTATGCCACAATGGCCATACGAGAGCTGCTGAAGACATCAACATCT
- the LOC110620267 gene encoding multisubstrate pseudouridine synthase 7 isoform X2, with the protein MWCPSTLSLRCFSFLKPYPSSYRNSNYRKTTTATIPIAGCCLNSLMETAKTTTDEFNVGIFSYVSQLPGFHAILKQRYSDFIVNEVDKDGIVVHLTSLEVPPQIVEAIQEGEKEILNQIGKSYTVEIELFRSLAGDSDAERLEAFITQVATQSEDNSYIYPIILSPNSDKAHRTAIHNFFKEKFKFLVTDTVDGPDASRKCIRVRLKSGVHSNRVRNFKKLKDRGDQPFDSRGSNNWPQHLGKFLRFHLYKENKDTHEAIGLIGKMLGIQPRSFGFAGTKDKRSVSTQRVTVFKQHASRLAALNDRLIGIRVGNFCHVTEKLLLGQLLGNRFTITLQGVVADSEDTIKMSADSLGKRGFINYFGLQRFGIGYMPTHLIGAALLRGEWKSAVSMILDPREGERDVVRKAREYYKESGDIEGTLRQLPRNLIAERAILQCMKKCPGNYLQALKAIPTTLRMMYVHSYQSYLWNHAASVRVQKYGTDEVVVGDLVYFKGDDTERETLGVNSECEDDSCDDMYDCSNSDPTSGTHHPERKNTHVKAATAEDISLGNYTIDDVILPLPGSRVSYPTNDIAKVYHDLAKKDSINLAESVHSIKEFSITSITGRYRRVFQKPMALEWHASLFSSYGFVDLDIWTNSCYFSLYRELLLYTDGSIPLAEMDLEKIAKDKSKHLFKEEKRANGNEDKNPSDCMRQPMSFQNDIHPSTDHNETEDERGLGKSQSNSFCDSTSQGAQMALKLSFTLPASSYATMAIRELLKTSTSGECQCVNVGTWSKWQIYGSRNF; encoded by the exons ATGTGGTGCCCTAGCACTCTGTCGTTGCGGTGCTTTTCATTTCTAAAACCATACCCGTCGTCGTACCGAAACTCCAATTATCGTAAAACGACCACCGCCACCATTCCCATCGCCGGCTGTTGTCTAAATTCTCTGATGGAAACTGCCAAAACGACCACAGATGAATTCAACGTCGGTATCTTCTCCTATGTCTCTCAACTTCCTGGCTTTCACGCCATTCTCAAGCAAAGGTATTCGGATTTTATAGTGAACGAAGTTGATAAGGATGGAATTGTAGTTCATTTGACCTCTCTGGAAGTTCCTCCACAG ATTGTGGAGGCCATACAGGagggagagaaggagatattgaATCAAATTGGGAAAAGTTACACCGTTGAAATCGAATTGTTCAGGTCACTTGCAGGTGATTCTGATGCGGAGCGCTTAGAAGCCTTTATTACTCAAGTTGCTACTCAAAGTGAAGATAACAGTTACATTTATCCTATCATTCTTTCCCCGAATTCTGATAAAGCCCATCGGACG GCAATCCATAATTTCTTCAAGGAGAAGTTCAAGTTCCTTGTTACTGATACAGTTGATGGACCTGATGCTTCACGGAAATGCATTCGTGTGAGATTGAAGTCTGGAGTACATAGCAATAGAGTAAGAAATTTCAAGAAACTTAAGGACAGAGGTGATCAGCCCTTTGATAGCCGAGGTTCAAATAATTGGCCACAGCACCTTGGCAAGTTTCTTAG GTTTCACCTTTACAAGGAGAATAAAGATACACACGAAGCCATAGGATTAATAGGAAAGATGCTTGGCATTCAG CCACGATCTTTTGGGTTTGCGGGTACAAAGGATAAGCGCTCTGTATCGACACAAAGG GTTACTGTTTTCAAGCAGCATGCTAGTAGACTAGCAGCTCTTAATGACAGATTGATTGGTATCAGAGTAGGTAACTTCTG CCATGTCACTGAAAAACTTCTCCTTGGGCAGCTCTTAGGTAATCGATTCACCATCACATTACA AGGAGTTGTTGCAGATTCTGAAGATACCATCAAAATGTCTGCAGATTCATTAGGAAAACGTGGGTTCATCAATTACTTTGGTTTACAA CGTTTTGGTATTGGTTACATGCCAACACATCTCATTGGTGCTGCATTACTTCGAGGAGAGTGGAAAAGTGCTGTAAGCATGATCCTTGATCCAAGAGAAGGGG AAAGAGATGTGGTAAGGAAGGCCCGGGAATATTACAAGGAAAGTGGTGATATTGAAGGGACCCTAAGGCAACTACCTCGCAATCTGATTGCTGAAAGGGCCATA CTTCAGTGTATGAAGAAATGCCCTGGCAACTACCTGCAGGCCCTGAAAGCAATACCTACAACTTTAAGAATGAT GTATGTACACAGTTATCAAAGCTATTTATGGAACCATGCAGCAAGTGTGAGAGTACAAAAATACG GAACCGACGAAGTTGTGGTGGGGGATTTGGTGTATTTCAAAGGAGATGATACTGAAAGAGAGACATTAGGAGTTAATTCTGAATGTGAAGATGATAGCTGTGATGACATGTATGATTGCAGTAATTCAGATCCAACTTCTGGAACACATCATCCTGAAAGGAAGAATACTCATGTTAAG GCAGCAACTGCAGAAGACATCTCTCTGGGGAATTATACCATTGATGATGTCATCCTTCCATTGCCAGG ATCTAGGGTGTCTTATCCAACAAATGACATTGCCAAAGTTTATCATGATTTGGCAAAGAAG GATTCTATAAACTTGGCTGAGAGTGTGCATAGTATCAA GGAATTTTCAATAACCAGCATAACTGGAAGATATCGACGTGTTTTCCAGAAGCCAATGGCCTTGGAATGGCATGCCTCACTTTTCTCATCATATGGCTTTGTTGATCTAGATATTTGGACCAATTCTTGTTATTTCTCTTTGTACAGGGAATTACTCTTGTATACCGATGGAAGTATACCATTGGCGGAAATGGATTTGGAAAAAATTGCTAAGGATAAGTCTAAGCATTTAttcaaagaagagaaaagagcCAATGGAAACGAGGACAAAAACCCATCTGATTGCATGAGACAACCAATGAGCTTTCAAAATGATATACATCCATCAACAGATCACAATGAGACTGAGGATGAGAGAGGATTAGGGAAGTCTCAATCTAATTCTTTTTGTGACTCTACTTCTCAGGGAGCTCAAATGGCTCTCAAGTTAAGCTTCACTCTTCCAGCCTCATCTTATGCCACAATGGCCATACGAGAGCTGCTGAAGACATCAACATCT GGTGAATGCCAGTGTGTCAATGTGGGTACTTGGTCAAAATGGCAGATATATGGATCGCGCAATTTCTAG